The Kwoniella shandongensis chromosome 13, complete sequence genomic sequence gaagtgcCAGAGAATGTCAAAGATCTGCGGACCGACTTGTTGGGTCATCACGGGAAATTGGTGGGATTGAAAGCAGAGTTGGAAAGTCTGAAATCGATGGTAGAACACCtcaaaggggagaaggaagggttaGCTATGCAAAGAGAGAAAGTCCTTAAGGAAttggaagggagaagagcggtCAGGGATGCTGTGGCAGTCGCGGAAGGCCAGGCGCAGGAGGGTCAAGGAGGGCAGCCGAACGAGGTGACAGAGGAGGAGTCCACCCAGTCTCGACACGACGAAGTAGAGCACGCGGAACAAACAGAGGAAAGTGTACCGGCAGAAGGAGGGGCAGACGATAATGCACAGACAGGACAAGACGAGTCACTTCGaaatgaagaggacgagggcCACGGAGAGGACGGAGTTGATGGTCACGGAAGAGGTGCTGGTGTAGACAAGGCTCTGCTGGATATAAGAGGGTGGATTGATGCTGCTGTCCAAGATTGGGATCAGGTGGGTTTATACACATAGGCTAGTCAAGTCTGAAGCTGACgacatgttgttgtgatTCTGAAGAATCTACCCATACCGCCGgcaaaggagggagaagaagaataggTTGTGGAAAGGTGAAAACAGAAAAGGCTTGCGTCGTGTTGGCTTCTAGCCCCACTCCTTCAAGTTTCCTTGCATGAGGATGTTGTACTTCTAGTATCGACCACGCACATATATGTAGCTCGTCATGTGAAACCATAGATATCGTCAATTCTGCACTTAACGGTTAATGCCATTCAGCAAGCATATGTCCACCATTAGCGATGTAGCTCGCTTGATTATTCCATATTTCAGCTTGATAGTCACGGTATAAGCCAGTGATCGCGGTAACTGGTGGATGAGTGTGGCGGCAGTTGACCGGTGTTTCGGTCCGGTGCCACGGTTTTGTGGATCCCATCTGAGCCCGTATCAGAGTCATACTGACATGTAGACCTGCTCAATGCCATGGTAGGTGAGAAGACCTGTGTCTGCTCTGCTGGTCATCCGTCCTGCATGCTCATGCATGATGATTGAGCTTGCATGTAGGCTGGGACTGTGAGTGATAGAACCGGATAGATCAAAAAGATTGGGGCAAGTGGATTGGACTTTTGAATTCCCAAATATCCGTTTCCGCGTTTTCATTGGGTTAGGTGTGCCACTTACGGCGTCATAGAGCATTAAGGAAAAGTGAAGAATGGACCCTGAATTCgggggagagaggaagggtagACTTACACCATAGCAGCATCCATCACCAATCCACCTCACTACCTCACTCGTTacctctctttccttcctttcacatccatctctttctttctttttcTGCTTTTCGAATAAACAACacatcttctctttctccctttctAATCACCTAATACACTACCAAAACACACTACAAAATGTCTTCTGAGCTGTGAGTGCTCACCTCCGTTGACCTGGACCTCGCTGTTCGCACCGTCGAAGCTGCGAAGCGACGACTGCTGGCTTAGGTGGATAGCTCTTCGGCGGCCCGGGGTTCCGGGAAAGTTGGTGAATGCAGAAAGAATGGTACTGACAAAAGACCTTCTGGTAGCGCCGACGTTGGTCTTATCGGTTTGGCCGTTATGGTATGTTCAAATCCCATTGCCAGCTGTCCTCATCTTTCATCGAGATGATTAATGCGATGTATAACCGAGAATCGAACACGTCATTGACTTTTTGTTGATTCATCATTATTCCCTACCCTTCCACTATGCTATCATCGATCATTACCATGACCATGACCATCACCACGTTCGCGTACACGTATACAGGGTCAAAACTTGATCCTCAACATGAACGACAAGGGTTTCAAGGTCTGTGCCTACAACCGGTTAGTAGATTCCGCTATTTCGGTGATCGCACGTTTCTGATCAAGTTTGATATGCAGAACCACCTCCAAGGTCGACCACTTCCTTGAGAACGAGGCCAAGGGTGAGTAAATGCTCGACAGTTCAGTCGTCCAGAATGCCCCGCTGACCTTTCCCCAAGGTACCAACATTGTCGGTGCCCACTCCGTTGAGGAGCTTTGCTCCAAGCTCAAGACCCCCAGGCgaatcatcctcctcgtcaaggCCGGTCAAGCCGTCGACGACTTCATTGCTCAGCTCGAGCCCCACCTCGAGAAGGGTGACATCATCATTGACGGTGGTAACTCTCACTACCCCGACTCTATCCGACGAACTCACGAGCTCGAGGCCAAGGGCCTCTTGTTCGTCGGTTCCGGTGTCTctggtggtgaggagggtgCCCGAAACGGTCCCTCTCTCATGCCCGGTGGTTCCGACGCCGCTTGGCCCCACATCAAGGAGATCTTCCGTGAGTCTTGCATCTGCGATAGCGCGTTTTCTCCTAAAAACAGGACTGACTAGGTTCTTCATGCGCACAGAGAAGACCGCTGCTCAGGCTCAGGGCGAGCCCTGTTGTGACTGGGTCGGTGAGACCGGTTCCGGTCACTACGTCAAGATGGTCCACAACGGTATCGAGTACGGAGACATGCAATTGATCGCTGAGGCTTACGACATCCTCAAGCGAGGTCTCGGcctcgacgagaaggagattgccgACATCTTCGATAAGGTGAGCCTTATTGCGCTGAATCAATACCGCAGCAAAGCTGATATTCCGCGCCTCTTCAGTGGAACAGCGGTGTTCTTGACTCTTTCCTTATCGAGATCACCCGAGACATCCTCCGATTCAACGACACTGACGGTGTCCCCATGGTCCGAAAGATCCTCGACAAGGCTGGTCAGAAGGGTACCGGAAAGTGGACTGCCATTGACGCTCTTGACAACGGTATGCCCGTCACCCTCATCGGTGAGGCCGTCTTTGCCCGATGTCTTTCCGCCATCAAGGACGAGCGAACGAGGGCCTCCAAGGTCATCGCCGGTCCCGAGCGACAACCCTTCCAGGGCGACAAGCAACAGTTCATCGAGTAAGTTGCGATCCTTCGTGCGAAATCTAGTAAAAGGAGCTGACTTTTCCTCTCAGTGACCTCGAGCAGGCTCTTTACGCCTCCAAGATCATCTCTTACGCCCAGGGTTTCATGCTTATGCGAGAGGCTGCCAAGGTTAACAGCTGGCACTTGAACAACGCCGGTATCGCTGCCATGTGGCGAGGCGGTTGTATCATCAAGGTGTGATGAAACACCTTCTAACTCAGAAGAGCCATAGCTGACGCATTACTTTTAGTCTGTCTTCCTTTCCGACATCACCGCTGCCTACCGAGAGAACCCCGCGCTCgagaacatcctcctctcccccttcttcttgaagGCCATCGAGGGTGCTCAGGCCGGATGGAGGCGAGTCATTGCCCAATCCACTCTCTGGGGTATCCCCATCCCCGCCCACACCACcgccttgtccttcttcgacgGTTACAGGACCGAGACCCTCCCCGCCAACCTTATCCAAGGACAGCGAGACTTCTTCGGTGGTGAGTAGAGTTTTCCCATCCTTACAGTGGATTTCAGATGCTAAATCGTCTCTTTAGCCCACACCTTCCGAGTCGTCCCTGGTATGGGTAACGACCACCtcaaggagaacgaggatgTGCACGTCAGATGGACCGCTACCTCTGGTAacgtctcttcttccacttaCAACGCTTAATCGGGTCATTCGGTGTTTTGGTCAAGCAGTAGTTTAGTAGGAAAGAGAATACCATGTGTGTGCTTTTCTTGAGCGGCAGCAGATCATGAGAGATATGTATCTATGCCTTTTCCAGTGATTGTCTGAGAGTGCAGCAAGCAGTGTCAGATCAGCATGCAAATGTGTCAGCTTGTCAAGGTGAACACCATCCATTCGACCGAGACAGCTGTCCTGCAAGTGGGTTTGGTGTACGGGATCAAATTGATGTGGTGCATGTGAAAAAGGTGCTACGTCATCGGGGGAAAGTGGGGTAAAGTGCAGGTTCACTTGCGAGGTTATCcgtccactcacatccatcctcttTGGTTCGACACCTCACAACGTACCCATACTCCGCCATAACAACGTGGACCAACAGCATCACTTGATAGTCACGGATAGCAGTGACTCATCCCGACGACAACTACGGACAACTAGTCAGAACATCAAACACGAAACCAGAAGGGGTGAAAGCGGAACACGCAATGTCCACCACATCCTTACTCCAAACTGCCCTGCAGAACCTACATGTCTCCCAACAAGTCCATCAACAATCCCAtactcctcgacctccatcttcacctggCTCTTCCCGTCACACAGACCTCGAACATGATCTTGAATCTGTATCTTCGAGAGGGGGATCACCTAATCCCGGTTTATCGGAGGACGAgacggatgatgatgagttgatCAGTGTAGGCAAGGGGACAAGACCTGGTACACCGACTGGAAAGGGATTACAGCTTGGTCAACGACTGCCTAGCTCATTAGGTGGGAAAAATACGAAAGATCCTGTGAGTACGAGTCTCACGTATAAGGGAGGCTTGAAAACGTTGGAGCGGGAGCGGATATCGCCTTTCGTGCGATTTGATGGTTGATGTCGGTGGTGTGCTGGCGGAGAAAGTTTATACTGATCTTCGTTGTGTTTCACTTAGCTGCGATTCTTCCCCACTCATATCGCTGTGAGGATCTTCCTGACACTGGATGTCAAGACTCTGGCCAGATGTGATAGAGTGTCAAAACGATGGCACAAGTCTTCGACCTTGaactatggtgagtgggtccCAAGCTAGATGATGAGTGCAAAGCCGCTTGATCACACGCTGACATCTTCTCCTATTCCTCTCCTTGCAGTCTGGTTCCTTCAGAACCGTGCTCTCGTACTTCCTCGTATCGCCCTCCCGGATGTGGAAGGTGGCAAAACTCGTAAAGTGGACCAAGAAATCGAATTTTTCGACCCTTACGACAAGACACCACGACTCTCTTCGCTCCCCACTCCACCTATGCCTTCAACCCCACAACCACAATGGACAAAGATGGAATCGAAACGATCTTGGAAGACAACTTTCAAGAATACTTTCAAGAGAACCGATCCTACTGCCGAACCAGAAGTAGATAGTAGACGTGTCGATATCTCGAGTCTACATTCATCAGGATTCTCAACGCCAGGGGGCGGTGGTCCTGGAGGTGGATCACATGGTTATTCAGGATtaggaagtggaagtgcgGCAAGATGGGCAGAAGCGGAGAGTGAAGCTGCGTTAAGTAGtacggagaagaaagtgattGCGAGAGAGAATTACAAAGCCCtaggagggagaaagagcaagacaaagagaa encodes the following:
- a CDS encoding 6-phosphogluconate dehydrogenase, decarboxylating 1 translates to MSSELSSAARGSGKVGECRKNGTDKRPSGSADVGLIGLAVMGQNLILNMNDKGFKVCAYNRTTSKVDHFLENEAKGTNIVGAHSVEELCSKLKTPRRIILLVKAGQAVDDFIAQLEPHLEKGDIIIDGGNSHYPDSIRRTHELEAKGLLFVGSGVSGGEEGARNGPSLMPGGSDAAWPHIKEIFQKTAAQAQGEPCCDWVGETGSGHYVKMVHNGIEYGDMQLIAEAYDILKRGLGLDEKEIADIFDKWNSGVLDSFLIEITRDILRFNDTDGVPMVRKILDKAGQKGTGKWTAIDALDNGMPVTLIGEAVFARCLSAIKDERTRASKVIAGPERQPFQGDKQQFIDDLEQALYASKIISYAQGFMLMREAAKVNSWHLNNAGIAAMWRGGCIIKSVFLSDITAAYRENPALENILLSPFFLKAIEGAQAGWRRVIAQSTLWGIPIPAHTTALSFFDGYRTETLPANLIQGQRDFFGAHTFRVVPGMGNDHLKENEDVHVRWTATSGNVSSSTYNA